In Deltaproteobacteria bacterium, a genomic segment contains:
- a CDS encoding nucleotidyltransferase domain-containing protein codes for MTMIIQGKNRTAPPQMLPEEMAAVKNYFTERNDVAFAYLFGSKARGTGGPLSDIDIAIYLTEGPFSEKRIEILGDLIDILRTDNIDLILLNTASESLRARVIRNRLILADNLPFTRHRFESQTMRAYMDFSKMEHRILERRYLHG; via the coding sequence ATGACAATGATCATACAAGGAAAAAACCGAACAGCCCCCCCTCAGATGTTGCCCGAGGAGATGGCTGCGGTCAAAAACTATTTCACAGAAAGAAACGACGTGGCCTTTGCCTATCTCTTTGGAAGCAAGGCCAGGGGAACTGGCGGCCCACTGAGCGATATCGATATCGCCATCTATCTGACCGAAGGACCTTTTTCGGAGAAGAGGATAGAAATTCTCGGGGATTTGATCGATATCTTGCGCACGGACAATATCGACCTCATCCTTTTGAACACCGCCTCGGAAAGCCTCAGGGCCAGGGTAATCCGGAATAGGCTGATCCTGGCCGACAACCTCCCTTTTACCCGTCACCGCTTCGAATCACAGACCATGCGGGCCTACATGGATTTCTCCAAAATGGAACACCGCATATTGGAACGACGGTACCTGCATGGTTGA